Below is a window of Mucilaginibacter sp. PAMC 26640 DNA.
CTTTATAGAGCCGGTTTGGATAAAGCAGCCATCATAGCAATGCTGAACTTGCCGGGCAGCCCTAATAAGCTGATTAAGTATTTTTCATCCGGCATGAAACAGCGGTTAAAGCTGGCACTTGCCTTTTGCTCGGACACGCCTATGCTGATGCTCGATGAACCTACCTCCAACCTGGATACACAGGGCATCGACTGGTACCTCAGCCTGATTGAAAAATATAGTGCCGACCGCTTAACTATCGTATGCTCCAACCAGGAGCACGAGTACAGCTTTTGTAAGCACAGGTTGAGTATAGCAGATTACAAAGTGTAGCTTGCCAAATTTCAGATCCGGGGCAGCTTCACGCTCGGTCAATCTCAAATCTCCTTTCTCAAATCTCACATCTAATAATTATTTTTGTCACCTCAATTGTAAAATTTATGGCAAAGGCATCTGAAATAAAGAATGGCAATATCCTGCGATTTAATGGCGAACTGGTACAGGTAGAAGACTTTTTACACCGCACACCCGGCAACCTGCGCGCGTTTTACCAGGCCAGGATGCGTAACGTGAGATCGGGCAAATTAGTAGAGTACCGTTTTCGTACGGATGAAGAGGTGGATATTCGCCGTGTAGAAACCAGCGACTATCAATATTTATATGAAGACGGCGATTCATTGGTGATTATGGATAATGCCACTTTCGATCAGCATAATGTGCCTAAGTTTTTATTTGGCAGTGCGGTTAAATTCCTGAAAGAGGGGGCAAATGTGGTGGTAGCTTTTGAGAGCGACGAACCTATTATGGGTTCTGTTCCGGGTTCTGCCGAGTTAGAGATCACCTATACGGAACCAGCCGTAAAAGGCGATACCTCAACCGGCGCACAAAAGAATGCAACTGTGGAAACCGGTGCAGAGATCCGCGTGCCATTGTTTATCAATATTGGCGATAAAGTAAAGGTTGATACCGCTACCGGCACCTATGTAGAACGCGTGAAAGGGTAGGCGAAGCCGCCAGGAAATTTCAAACTTGATTCACCGAAAGTACATCTGGCATACCTACGGCATGCGAATATAGACGTTTTAATTGCCTGCCGACCTGTTGCACCTATAGGCGCAAATTGAAAATTGCTTAACTAAACAACATTGATGCCCGGATACTAATCGGCCAAATCAATCGTTGCAAGCAAGTCTACGTTTGGATCGAACACCACATCATCCGAACTGGCGCCTAATTTAATGCTTGTTTCCCTTTCTGTTACCTGGATTAGCCCGGGACGTCCTTCAATCGTAAACGCTAACGGAAATTCATAAAGCGCATCTTGTTTTTGTATGATCTTCAGTGCTATGGTTTTTGATGCCTTATCAAAAGTTTTCTCAATCTTTAAAACAGGGTGTCCTGCTGTATAGAGCCATTGTTTAAAAAATTGTTTAAGGTCGGTGCGGCTGGTTTGCTCCATCACCAGTTTCAGGTCATCGGTATGGGCATTTTTGCCGTTGTATTTGGCAAAATAAGCGCGGATACCCATCCAGAATAACTCATCTCCCAACTTTCGGCTTAGCATGTGCAAAACCCAGCCGCCTTTTTGATAGCTGTTGGCATTTAGCAGCTGCATGTAATTACCCGTTACCGCGGTATCAACAATAGGGGTGAGGCGTTTCTGTTCAAACGCTATCACCTGTTTACGGTCGGCAGCCAGGCGGGTTTTCAGCGTATCGGCACCATATTTATTTTCGAGGTACAGGTTAGTCATATAAGTGGCGAAGCCTTCGCTGAGCCACAAATTGGCCCAGCTTTTTTCGCTGGCGGCATCGCCGAACCATTGGTGGGCTATCTCGTGCGCCATCAGCTCCTCTATCCCTTTGCTATTTACCGATTCTTCAAAATAGAAGATGGCACTGGCATTCTCCATGCCCCCGAAAATAGTTTTAGACTGCACATTAGCCAGTTTCTCATAAGCAAACGGACCCACATGATTGATGAAATAGGGTAGGATCTCTTTGGCAACAGCATAGCTTTTAAAGCCGGTTGCCTTATCTTCCGGAAACACATAGGTATAAACCGGAATGCCATTTACATTTCCGGTATGGTCGATCACAAAATCGGCCACGCCGATAACCATCACCTTGGTAGAGATCTGTGCCGATTCGTTCCAGTGGGTGAGTTTGAGGTGCCTGGGCAGTTGCTGCTCTTTTTGCTTTAAACCATTGGCTACAACATTATAATGATCCGGTGCGGTTACCATAAATTCAACGGTAGCTTTATCTGCTGGATGATCTACACAGGGCAGCCAGTTTTGGGCACGATTGGGCCAGTTATCGCCAAAAAACGTGCGGTGCTTGTAATTATTGGTAGAGATGATGAGGCCATCGGCAGGGACGCCATTATATTTTATTATATAGGTATGCGTGCTGTTGAGTTTACCACCCCTGTTGATAACCAGGGTAATACTATCCTGCCTAAATTTAAGGGGTTTGCCCAGCTCTGTTACCGAAGTAACCAGCATGCCTTTTCCGGTGGCATTCTTTTTTACCAGGTTTAAATAAAAACTCCCAGAGGGCTTTAAAAACTTAACAGTTACCGCGGCATGCCCTTTAATGGCGTTATTGTTATCGTTTACCTGCAATGCGAATTTATAATGCTGGACATCTATAACTGCGTCCGGCTGCTGAGCTACCGTGATTTGATTAAAAGCGATTAACAGACAAGAAAGGGCATAATAAAATGGACGCATAGCTCAAATGATTTTCTGACTAAATTAACAAATTTGGTTTCCCGGAACGTCAAATTCCACAAGGCGATTCATCGTTAAATATCTAACTTCTTTTAGGATGACGCCGTTTTAATGGTGTTCCATCAATTTGTTCCAAGTCGCTAAAAGGTGTTCCACCGAAAAATGCATATAATTGAAAATCAATTATAAAGGTGTTTCAGGGTGTTTCATCAAAATTATATAATGCCTTGATAATCAGATTTAATGCTATTTCGGGTGTTCCACATTTTCGAAGTGGAACACGGGGCCTAAAATTCCAGCTCCAGTAATACCGGGCAATGATCTGAGTGCTTTGCTTCCGGCAGGATAGCGGCGCGTTTGATATTGCCCT
It encodes the following:
- a CDS encoding ABC transporter ATP-binding protein, encoding MKISLQNIGRRFNREWIFKGVDYTFENKDSYAILGSNGSGKSTLLQVLNGSLAPSTGDLGYTYEDKKVEPEGVFTYLSLAAPYLELIEEFSLAEIIDFHFKFKLYRAGLDKAAIIAMLNLPGSPNKLIKYFSSGMKQRLKLALAFCSDTPMLMLDEPTSNLDTQGIDWYLSLIEKYSADRLTIVCSNQEHEYSFCKHRLSIADYKV
- a CDS encoding peptidase M1 — protein: MRPFYYALSCLLIAFNQITVAQQPDAVIDVQHYKFALQVNDNNNAIKGHAAVTVKFLKPSGSFYLNLVKKNATGKGMLVTSVTELGKPLKFRQDSITLVINRGGKLNSTHTYIIKYNGVPADGLIISTNNYKHRTFFGDNWPNRAQNWLPCVDHPADKATVEFMVTAPDHYNVVANGLKQKEQQLPRHLKLTHWNESAQISTKVMVIGVADFVIDHTGNVNGIPVYTYVFPEDKATGFKSYAVAKEILPYFINHVGPFAYEKLANVQSKTIFGGMENASAIFYFEESVNSKGIEELMAHEIAHQWFGDAASEKSWANLWLSEGFATYMTNLYLENKYGADTLKTRLAADRKQVIAFEQKRLTPIVDTAVTGNYMQLLNANSYQKGGWVLHMLSRKLGDELFWMGIRAYFAKYNGKNAHTDDLKLVMEQTSRTDLKQFFKQWLYTAGHPVLKIEKTFDKASKTIALKIIQKQDALYEFPLAFTIEGRPGLIQVTERETSIKLGASSDDVVFDPNVDLLATIDLAD
- a CDS encoding elongation factor P, whose amino-acid sequence is MAKASEIKNGNILRFNGELVQVEDFLHRTPGNLRAFYQARMRNVRSGKLVEYRFRTDEEVDIRRVETSDYQYLYEDGDSLVIMDNATFDQHNVPKFLFGSAVKFLKEGANVVVAFESDEPIMGSVPGSAELEITYTEPAVKGDTSTGAQKNATVETGAEIRVPLFINIGDKVKVDTATGTYVERVKG